Genomic segment of Paenibacillus polymyxa:
GACAACTCAATCGCTTCATTAACAGCTACCTTGGCTGGAACATCCTCACGGAAAATCATCTCATATGCCGCAAGTCTCAAAATTTGACGATCTACACGTGAAAGTCTGCTGATCTGCCAGCCTTTAAGATAATCCACCAACAGCCCATCAATGGCTTCCTTGTGCTCCCACGTACCCCGCACATGCTCTAAAACATACGCTCTTAACACTGCCGCGTCTTTAACGACAACTTCCGCTTCGTTTTCCTCAGCGGCTTCCTGAAGCAACATGTCCACGGCTGCTGCCGCATCCACTTCATTCATTTCCATATGGTACATACTCTGTACCGCTAATTCCCTCGCCAGACGTCTTTTCATGCCCTGCCTCCTACGCTTGCCTATATCTATTTTTCATTCTAACCAATTTCCACAAAAAAACCTGTGAACGCATCCTCCAAAACGTTGGGCGCAAAGAAGCTACAGCTCTATTTTGGAGAACACGTATCACAGGGTTCATTTAAAAGGACGCCAACGCTGCGACAACCAATCGCCCCATTCCTTCCAAGGGAGAAATGAACCAAGCGCTGAATCGCTACGTCTTCCTAGCGTATATCCGATGAACACCATCAATGCAAAGAACAACATATTCCAAAAGCCTGCCCACAAATAAATAAAACCGAAAAAAATACCAGCCGTGATCCCCATGATCCGGCCCTTGTAACTTCCCCATATTTCTTTCCAGGGCATCAGGGAAAATCACCTCTATTCCACACGACTCTTAAAGCTGGGTGACTGAGAAACATTAGCGATGTACACCGACACATTGGACACAGGAATTCCTGTAATTTCTTCCACATGATCGTGTACCCCCTTTTGTACCTCGGAGGTTAACACCGGAATGGAGCTTTCCCCGTCTACAACCGCCCGAATCGTAATATCAAGTCCCGATTCCAACACGCGAACGCGTGCTTTCAAATCCTGCATCCCGCGAAATCGGGAAGCTGCTTTGAGGCACAGATTTTCAATGGTGTCCACTGAAATCTGAATGTCACCATATTCCGTTCGTTGATCAATAGAATGCTGTACGGTTTGGTTCCGTCGAATAGAGATATAAAAAAAACGAAGACTCAATAACAACAGAACCCCTGCAATAATCAGGCTGGTAAACCACACCACTCGCTCATCCTCAATACTTAAAACATACGGAATGGCCCCGCTCAGGAGGAGGATGGCGAGAATGGAAATAATTCCGATACTTAAGCTGTACAAGAACAGCAGAAGTCTGTCCATAACTTTAGCCACGAAACGCACAGCCTCCTTAAATTAGAGTAAACCCTCGACCCATAAGGGTCGGGGGTTTGTACAAAGTATCGCTCTATTTAACCCGTCCGGCGCCCAGCACTTCCGGCTCTTCTACTTTTTCAGCATTTTTAAATTGAACATCATGAATTTGCACGTTCACTTCAACAACGTTAAGACCTGTCATGTTCTCAATCGAACGCTTAACATTATGCTGAATAGCAGCAGCCACCTCAGGCAGACGGTTACCGTACTCAATAATGACGGAGACGTCTACAGCAGCTTCACGCTGTCCGACTTCCACTTTTACACCTTTAGATAAATTTTTGCGGCCTAGCAGTTCGGCAAACCCACCAGCAAATCCGCCACTCATTCCCGCTACGCCTGGTACCTCAACGGTAGCCAGTCCGGCAATGACTTCAATAACTTCTGGGGCGATTTGAATCTCCCCAATTTCTGTACGTTCGAATTCGGTTGGCACTGTGCTCATACCTTCAACACCTTTCGGTCAAAATAAGTTTCATTCCAGCTTTGGATTTCAAAGCAGACATGCTCACTTATTATCCATACTATATCATTTGGCGTTCATTATGACAAACTGAGGAAATATACCGATTAAACTTCGTTTTCCTCCAAAAATTTAATATCAAAATCGCCTCTAATAAAGGTCGGATGCTCTAGCAAGCGCTGATGAAAAGAAATCGTTGTGGGTATGCCCTCAATAGCAAACTCAGACAAAGCCCGCTTCATTTTGGCAATTGCATCTTGCCGTGTAGGTGCCCACACAATCAGCTTGGCGATCATAGAGTCATAATAAGGAGGAATGCTATAACCTGGATATGCTGCGCTGTCTACCCGTACTCCAGGACCGCCTGGAGGCAGATAAAATCCGATTTTACCCGGTGCAGGCATAAAATTGCGATCCGGGTCCTCAGCGTTAATACGGCATTCTATCGCCCAACCATTGATGGTGACTTCTTCCTGCGTAAAGGAAAGCGGATGTCCTTCAGCGACAGAAATCATTTCCTTAATCAGGTCTACACCGGTAATCATTTCTGTTACGGGATGTTCTACCTGAATACGTGTATTCATTTCCATGAAATAGAAATTATTGTCCGGGCCGAGCAAAAATTCGAGAGTACCTGCACCAGAGTATTGAACGGCCAAAGCTGCACGAACAGCTGCCTGACCCATTTCTTCACGAACATCCTGCGATATTACAGGACATGGTGCTTCCTCCAACAACTTCTGACGACGACGCTGCACAGAGCAGTCCCGTTCGCCCAAATGGGCAACATTACCATGCTTGTCCGCTATGATCTGTATTTCCACATGTTTCATACCGGTCAAATATTTTTCTAGGTACACACCCGCGTTGCCAAATGCTTTTTGCGCCTCCTGCTGAGCGGTAGTGATTTGCTGAATAAGGTTATCCTCATCTTCGGCGATACGAATACCTTTACCTCCGCCACCTGCTGTGGCCTTGATAATTACCGGATATCCGATATCACGTGCGATGCTGATCGCATCCTGCAAATCCTCAACCAGCCCGTCTGAACCCGGAATAACCGGAACTCCGGCATCCTTCATGGTCTGCTTGGCTACGGCCTTATCTCCCATTTTGTTAATGGCTTCAGGAGAAGGACCAATAAACGTAATATTACACGATTCGCAAATTTCAGCGAAGTCTGCGTTTTCCGCCAAAAATCCGTAACCTGGATGAATGGCATCACATTCAGTCAATGTAGCAACGCTCATCAGGTTCGTAAAATTAAGGTAGCTGTCCTTAGATAGCGTCGGTCCGATACAGTAAGCCTCATCTGCGAGACGCACATGTAACGAATCCTTATCAGCTTCCGAATATACGGCAACTGTCGAAATATTCATCTCGCGGCAAGCGCGAATGATACGAACCGCAATTTCTCCACGATTTGCAATCAATACTTTTTGAAATGTCATGACTTTACCTCCCTGGGAGCAGTCTTGCCGAACCCTCAAAAGAGGGTTCAAACAAGCTTTTTACTCCGGTTTCACAAGGAACAATGGCTGGCCATACTCGACCAACTGTCCGTTTTCGGCCAAAATTTCCACAATTTCGCCCTTCACTTCAGCTTCCAGCTCATTCATCAGCTTCATCGCTTCAATGATACATACCGTTGTTTTTTCGCCCACTTTGCTGCCAATACTTACATACGGAGCCGTATCCGGGGATGAAGAACTATAGAAAGTGCCTACCATCGGAGATACGATTTTATGTAGATTGCTTGCATATTCCCTCGGTTCCCCAGCAGTTGCAGGTCCAACATCGGACTGTACTTGTGGATTTGGAATAACAGCTTGTGGTGCCACCGCATAAGTAGGTGTTGCCACAGGAGCCTGTACCGTAACGATCTCGCTTTTGCCAGGTTTTCGGATCAACAGGCGAGTTCCTTCATTTTCAATTTCAAGCTCATGCACAGACGTTTCATCCACCAGCTTGATCAATTCCTTAATCTCGCTTAATTTAAACATCTCTATTAATCACTCCTTCAGCATTTTGCCGGTTGCTGATTACATTGTTGAAACAGCTTTATGTATTATATCACAATCATTAAAAATAGAAAGAGCCCGGAATAATGCAGAAATCCGGGCTTTTTCGCGTTTTTTGTCTTATTGTGTAACATACTGGACACTGATCTTATCCTGCGTTACGTTCAGTTCCTTCATGACTTTATCAACAATTGTTACCGCTTGCTTAGCATCCAATTTTTCACTCAGAACCACTACTTTGTATTTATCAGCATCTTCCTCACGGACGACCGCATTGGCGAACTGCTGCTGAAGCTCTTCTTCAATTCCAGTAATTTTAGCCTGCTTATCTTCAAGTACATGTAATTCCTTTTGAGCCTCTGCGGCTTTCTTTGGTGTGCTGTCGTTCATTGCGGTTGTCAGTTCATCATTTTTCTTCTGATTTTCCACGTCCCGTTCCAGCAAATAGTTGTCAATCACAGCTGCTGCTGTAGGTTGGGCAGCTTGATCGGTTGCCACTTGATCCAGTACCTGCTGGTCGGTTTTGGCTGTAGAGGCTGCTTTGTCGTCACTTTGTGCTGTCGCATCCGTTTTAGTCGCAGTTGTGTTTTGATCGGATGTCGCTGGTTCAGTAGTAGGGGTAACTGCCGTATCTTTATCGCCTTTTGAGTTTTCTGTTGCTGGGTCAGTTGTGGAAGCCGTATCCGATTTTGTGGAAGTTGCTGATGCTCCATCAGTTACTTCTCCATTCGTCACTACTTCATTTACCTTCAGTTCGTTCAATTGTTCCTCTGCCTTCGTCGTTGCTTCCTGTGCGGCATCCTGCTTAACCTTGCTCACTTGCTCACTATCGGCTACTGGTGGATTTGCAGGGCTTGAGTCCTCCGTAAACAAATAATACGCAGACAGCACGACCATTAAACTCAGCATGGACACCAGCCAAACGGTTTGTCTTTTATTATTCATGTTCCGTCCTCCATATTCATTAATGGTTTAAAATATAAACTTCTTTGTTCCTAAATCCCAAATTATCCCTGCTTGCGCGGTACGACTGAAATTTTGTAGGAAGGTACATTTAGTCCCTTCTGTACAGCATCGACAATTAGCTGCTTCACTGTAGGGTTTTCTGCCCCCATAGCCACAACAAGCACTCCCCTCACCTGCGGTTTTACTTTTTTTGTCACAATCGGGGTGTGCTGGCCACCTGATGACTCATAGGTGACAATCTCGCCATCACGTGTATATTGAGTAGTGTGTCGTTGTCCGCCATTGGCGTCCGTCTCGTTGTTCTCTTCCTGCATGTCCTTTACATTGCGTTGAACGATAACTTCTTCGGTGGAATCTACCGTAACCATGACATCGACGGTTCCTACGCCAACAATCTGCTCCAGCATCTGTTTCATATTGTCCTCAAAAACCTTCTCGATCCCGGCAAAGGAACTTTCTTCACCTGTTGTTGTCTCTAACGTAGGCTCATTTTTCATCACCCCAGGCGGCTCACGGCCTACGTTTTCTGGATCAACCTTTTTCACATTAACGAATGAATTAAAAAGCATGATCGCTACACCGATAAGGCCGAGTATAAGCAGCCAACGAAATGAGTTGAATCTTTTCGCCCCATCCGCCCCTCCACCCAGCCATTGCTCCAGCTTTTTCAGCCATTTGCTCATTTCTGCTCACCTCCTGTTACCATTCATGTGTCCCATCCTGCGAAGAAACCACCTGAACATTTTTGCTGTCTATCCCCCATTTTTCACGTAGAAGTCCTGTAATTAAGCCAAAAGCTTTCGTATCCGTTGGCTTTCCGTCCTCAGCAGTTTTATCAGGATTACGATCTTCTTCTCGCGTTCCTTCATTAAGTTCTGAATTTTTTGTATGTGTCGGTTCCACACGAATATTCACTGTCTTTTCGGCTACAGGCTCCACCATTATCGGCTTGGCATCTGCACCAGGCGAGACGTCTGTGTTATTCTTTTCTTTTTCTGGCTGCTCCTCTGCCAATTTGACCACTACCGACTGGACACCCGTTCCTGCCTCCAGCTCCGATTCCTTCTGTTGAATCTTTGCAAGGGTAACCTGGACCGACTGAATTGCTAACCCAGTATATTGTTCCAACTGTCCTTTCATTTCCTTAGCTACCTCTTTGCCGGCCCATTGCATGGAGCTTTGTTCTTGCTGTTGCTTCAACTGGCTGCCTTTTGCTAAAATCTCCTCCAATGTCAGTTCCCTCTTGCCTGTCTCAGCCTGACGTTGAAGATCCAATGCTCGCCCTAGAACCTCGGAGGGGCTGCTACTCAGTAAGCGCACGACCGGAGACAGCAACGTCAGCAAAATAAGCAGGCTGAGAACGAGTTTGACATACCTTTCCATAGATCGGCTCGGTAAGATCATATCGACAAAAGAAGCCAGCAACACAATTAGCACCAGTTCCTTAAGCCAGCCTCCCAGCCAGGTCACTTCACTCCCCTCCCCCCTTGTTGGTTTACATGCATTGGTTCACCTCATCATGACCGTCATATTGCCTGCTGCGAGCATGACTGTAATCGCAAGGAAAGACATTAATCCCACTGCCGCCAGCGCCGCGAAAACATAAATCATGCTCTTGCCGATTGCATCCAGACATTCCACGATAGGCGTATCACCCAAAGGCTGCATGATCGCTGCTGTCACTTTATAAATGAGAGCCAGTGTCAGAATCTTGAGGGCGGGAAAGGCGCACAGGAACAATATAATAATGACTCCTACCAGACCAATGGCATTTTTAACGAGCAGCGAAGCCGAAATGACTGTATCTGTCGCATCTGCCAACGCCTTGCCGACCACCGGAACAAAGCTACCCGTAATATATTTGGCTGTGCGGATCGTTAATCCGTCAGTAACTGACGAAGTCAAGCCTTGTACCGAAATGACTCCCAGAAATATGGTCAGCAGCACTCCCAGCACTGCTACTCCAGCGTTCCGCATCAGATCGGCTAGCTGGGTCAGTTTGTATTTGCCCGTCAGCGAGTTGACCAAGTACAGCACAGCCGAGAAGAACAGTAGCGGGAAAACCAGCGTATGAATGACTGTTCCGACTGTGTTGATCATAAATACAATCAGCGGGTGGGTCACCGAAACTGTTACGACGTTCCCCATCGAGGCTAACATGGTAAACAACAAGGGCAACATTGCCATCATGAAGTGAATCATGCTATCAATCGCTTCTTTGGCATAACCAATCGCTACACTAAAGCTATTAATCGCCAGAATGATAATGACCATGTATACGATAGCGTAGGCCACTTTGCTGACCTGTTTGCTTTCAAAAGCGCTTTGCAGCGTTTCCAGCACCATACTCATAATGCTGAGCATGACGATGGTGACGAGCAACTTGGCATTTACTCGAATTTCATGGATGAAAAAATCAGCTATAGCGTTCAATACACCCTTTATGCTGAATCCTTCACCGCCTGGAAGCAGCATGTCCATGAAGGAAGGCGTTTTCTGATCCGGGAAAAATCCGCCGTATTCCTGCATGAGCCCGTCCCAATAATGTTCTACTTCATCTTTGGGCATTTGCTCCGCCTGCTGTCTGATCCATTCGTTAGTCGGTGTATCTGCAAAGAGGACCGCAGCTGAGGCACACCAAAGACATAGCAACAACATCGCAATTACTTTGAGATTCGGCATGCCCCCTAGCCTTTTCATGGCATCACCCCCTCAGGCGGGCATCAGCTTCAGAATGGTATCAATAATAATGCTGATAATCGGGATTGCAAGCACCATAATGAGTACCTTTCCGGTAAGCTCAATTTTGGAAGCAATCCCGTCTTGTCCTGCATCCCGAACGATTTGCGCTCCAAATTCAGCAATATAAGCGATACCGATTATTTTCAATACGGTTTTAAAATAGATCATATCCATGCCTGAAGACCGAGCCAGTCGCTCCAGTACAGCAACCACAGATCCGATCTTGCCAATCAGCAGCAAAAAAATGACGATTCCCGCAGCTGTTGCAATCAAAAAGGCAAACATCGGCTTCTGTTCCTTAATGACTAAAATGAGGACTGTGGCAATGAGGGCGAAGCCCACCACCTGAATGATTTCCATGTGTCCACCTACTGAAAAAGAAAGATAGATTTGATCTCTTGCAGAAGGTTATCCAGCATTCGCACCACCATGAACAGGACCACGACGAAACCGATGACCGTTACCCAGTGGGCCATGTCTTCTTTGCCCATTTGCTTTAATACGGTATGAATCATAGCGATAATAATGCCAATTCCGGCAATCTGGAAAATCGCGTTCACTTCTAAATTCATTCGAGCACCCCGCTAATAGATCAAAATGACGATCAATGCTCCGATCAGCAGTCCCAGGCTCCTGCTCATACGCTCGTACCTCACCTGATCTGCCTGCGCCTGCGCTTCCTCATGGGATAACTGCTGGATGGTCAGCGCAATGTGCTTGATCTGGTCTTCACGGTCGCTGGTTCCAAGACTGTAAGCAAGCTGCCGCATCGCTTCCTTCTCGGCTTGCTTCATAGAGGAACGGCTCCACGAGTCTTCAATGGCTTTATGCAAGCTTTCTCTGGCAGTCAGGCCAAAAGAGGGGTGCATCCACCGTGAGGCTTGCTGAAACAGAGTGCGCAGCGGCTCTCGCAAGGGCTCTCCTGTCTTGGCGAAAGCATCTGGTAGCGGAGACACCCCGTAGGAAACCTCGGTGGTCAGTCTTTGCAGCGCAAGAATCAACTCCCTGATTTGCCGCGGCCTCATCGCAAACTGCCTTGCCCGCTGCCAGCCTGCCAGCGTAGCGGCCAGTATAACCAGGGCGGCACCCAGCAACTTAAGCATAGGAGATGCCCCCATTCTGCCCTTCTCCAGGCAGTGTAATCCTGCGTTGCTTGGCATCTGCCAGCCGGAATGAGACGCCCCGGCTCGTCCGCTCCAGCATGACGTAGAGTTGAAACAGCTCTTGCCCTGTAGTTAATCCAGCAAAAGCAGGCCGGGTCGCCATTTCAGCCACATCGCGACCATGTGCGGAAGCAATGACTGCAATGCCTGCATGAAGCGCTTCGCGCACCGCCTCCGCATCTTCCGGTCGTCCGATTTCATCAACAATGAGGACATCCGGTGACATCGAGCGGATCATCATCATCATGCCTTCTGCTTTCGGACATCCGTCCAATACATCGGTGCGAGGCCCGACATCAAAACCGGGGATGCCTTTGTGACTACCAGCGATCTCAGAGCGTTCGTCTATAATGCCTACCTTGAGTCCATTCCGTCGCCCCCCATTGCTTTCCATCCCTCCGTAACTGAGTTGCCGAGCCAAGTCCCTAAGCAGTGTCGTTTTGCCATGCTGAGGAGGGGACAAAATGAGGGTGTGCCGGATTTTCCCGGACATTCGATCTGCTACATAAGGCAATATCCGATCAGCTATGCCGGGAATTGCACGAGCAATTCTTACATTAAAGCTGCTTATATCCCTCAAATGTTCCACTCGTCCTCGGTTGAGCACGGTTCTCCCTGCCAAGCCAATACGATGACCGCCAGGGATCGTAATAAACCCTTTACGAAGCTCCTCTTCCATGGTATACAGGGAATGATTGCTGATAAAATCCAGCAGTCGGTGGGCATCCTCACGGTCAGGCTTATAGGCTTCTACATGGTTCAAAGTCAGCCGACCCGCAGACGTTACAAAATGATGATCACCATTTGCATTAATTTCCAACGGCCTTCCTTCCCTAACCCGGATTTCTTCCAGTTGCTTAAATACCGTTTCCGGAAGCCTTCCGAGTATACCGTGCAACGGTTCAGGAAATAACTCCAGCCATTCCATACCGATGCCGCCCCCTCACAGTTGTCCTTTTTCTTTAAGACAAGTCTATGGTTGACTCTCGCTTTTTATGCCGAAAATATATTGAAAGCCTAGGCAAACTTTTGCTAACTCCTATCAACGCTCAACAGACCTTTCCCCCGCTTGTTAAAGCACCATTCTCTAATTCGCACAAATAAAAAAGGGCCTCTCAAAGCCTTGTCGGCTAAGGGATACCCTTGGGTAGAAAAGATAGATTCAGCAAAAAAGAGGCTGCCCCTCAGTCTAACTCTCACTGATGGAACAACCTCTTAACCTACTGCTGTATTCTATGATTTATCAAACTATAAATAGAGGACTTATAATGTGTCAACCTTTACCTGTCATAGCATCGTTCACATTAGACATATTCATGTCTAGATCACGTTGCAGTTATTAACGACGGTCTTGCGGTCCACCCACAAACGCTTGCTCCTCGGTGTCCAGGTTATAAGCTGTATGCAACGCCTGAATAACCTCATGAAGCTTACCCGCTTCAATTACACACGATACTTTGATTTCAGATGTGCTTACCATTTTAATGCTAACGCCTTGCTCTGCCAGTACGGCAAACATTTGCGCAGCAACACCTGGATGGCTAACCATTCCTGCACCTACAATGGATACCTTCACCAGATTTTCCTCAGACGTTACTTCACGGTATGGAAGCTCTCCGCGAATACCTTCCAGCGTCTTCAGTGCTGCTTCACGATCCGTCAGAGCTACTGTAAAGGAGAAATCCGCTTTACCAGCTTCGACCCCGCTCTGTACAATAATGTCAACATCAATTTTAGCTGCCGCCAGTGTTCCGAATACTTTCGCCAGTACACCGGGGATATCGGCGACGCCCAAAATACTGATTCTTGCTACATTTTTATCATATGCAATCCCACTGACTACAACGCCCTGTTCCATTACTGCATCCTCCTTTACGACCGTTCCTTCATTATGGTTAAAACTGGACCGCACAATCAACGGTACCCGGTTATGTTTGGCATATTCTACCGCACGAGGATGCAATACAGCTGCACCCAGATTGGCTAATTCCAGCATTTCATCATAAGAAATTTCTTTTAGCTTACGAGCCACTTTTACGATCCGTGGATCTGTTGAATATATACCGTCCACATCCGTGTAAATTTCGCAAGCATCCGCTTGAATCGCCGCCGCCAGCGCAACGGCCGTCGTATCAGAGCCACCACGTCCCAGCGTCGTAATGTCTCCCTCTGCAGACATCCCTTGGAAACCAGCTACAACAACGATCTTGTTGCTGCTCAGTGCATCCAGCACACGCTGAGGTTGAATGTCCGTAATCCGTGCTCGACCAAAGTCAGATTCAGTACGGAAACCAGCCTGCCATCCCGTAAACGATACCGCTTCATGACCCAACTGCTGAATAGCCATCGACAATAAGGCGATTGAAATTTGCTCACCTGTCGTCATCAACATATCCAACTCACGTGCAGGCAACTGCTCATTCAACAATTTGGCCTGGTCAATCAGTTCGTCTGTCGTGTCTCCCATTGCGGAAACAACCACTACACATTGATGCCCTTCACTCTGTTTCTCAACAACGCGTTTTGCCACGCGCTTCATGCGCTCCGTGTCACCGACGGAACTGCCTCCGAATTTCATGACATACAAAGACAACGATATTCACTCCCTCAGACTCAACAGTATGTAACCTTGAGATGGCACCAAACGACTGAACGTGACATCCTGCGGCATAACTTTAGTTCAGTATAATACGAAAGTGCTGTGTGGAGCCAATGTTTTTTAATATTAGTGCTTATAAAAATATCCCCTGCCCTTAAAAAGGACAGAGGAAATCTAAAAGTTGCAAATTTTATGCGCGAGACATGTATTTGCCGTCACGTGTATCAATCAACAATACGTCATCTTGGTTAATGAACAAAGGAACTTGAACATTCAAACCCGTTTCCAGTTTGGCATTTTTGGTAGCACCTGTAGCCGTATTACCTTTAATGCCTGGCTCTGTTTCGATTACTTTCAGTTCCACGCTTGTAGGCAGGTTAATACCCAGAATTTCGCCGTTATAGCTGACGATATTTACATTCATGTTTTCTTTCAGGAAGTTAAGCTCCCATTTCAGTTGATCGCTGGACAATGTGAATTGATCATATGTTTCATTATCCATGAATGTATGGTCGTCTGCACTAGCGTACAGATAAGATACACCACGATTTTCGATTTGTGCCCGACCGATCGTTTCACCCGCACGGAATGTACGTTCAACGGTGTTACCGTTACGCAAGTTTTTCAACTTGGAGCGTACGAATGCTGCACCTTTACCCGGTTTTACGTGTTGGAAATCCAGCACCGTAAAAATATCTCCGTCTACCTCGACGGTCAAACCTGTTTTAAAATCATTAACGTTAATCACTAAAATACCCCTCCTACAGGACTGTTATCGTTATTAAACGACTGTAAATTCTTTGCTCGAATGTGTTAATACTTTGATGCCGCTATCTGTAATAACGATATCATCCTCGATCCGTACACCGCCCAATCCAGGGACATAGATACCTGGCTCGACCGTTACCACCATACCCGGCTCCAGAATATCATCACTCGCCTTCGACAGACGTGTAGATTCATGTACTTCAAGACCCAGACCATGACCTGTACTGTGCCCGAAATTGTCTCCATAGCCATGGCTCGCAATAATATCCCGGGTCAGTGCATCCGCTTCACGGCCTGTCATGCCCGGCTTAATATGTTCGAGTGCGTGAAGCTGCGCCTTAAGTACAATATCGTAGATTTCGCGCAACTGGGGCG
This window contains:
- the nusB gene encoding transcription antitermination factor NusB, with the protein product MKRRLARELAVQSMYHMEMNEVDAAAAVDMLLQEAAEENEAEVVVKDAAVLRAYVLEHVRGTWEHKEAIDGLLVDYLKGWQISRLSRVDRQILRLAAYEMIFREDVPAKVAVNEAIELSKHFGTEESGKFVNGVLGRVIQELEQLKARF
- a CDS encoding DUF2273 domain-containing protein, which encodes MPWKEIWGSYKGRIMGITAGIFFGFIYLWAGFWNMLFFALMVFIGYTLGRRSDSALGSFLPWKEWGDWLSQRWRPFK
- the amaP gene encoding alkaline shock response membrane anchor protein AmaP, which produces MAKVMDRLLLFLYSLSIGIISILAILLLSGAIPYVLSIEDERVVWFTSLIIAGVLLLLSLRFFYISIRRNQTVQHSIDQRTEYGDIQISVDTIENLCLKAASRFRGMQDLKARVRVLESGLDITIRAVVDGESSIPVLTSEVQKGVHDHVEEITGIPVSNVSVYIANVSQSPSFKSRVE
- a CDS encoding Asp23/Gls24 family envelope stress response protein translates to MSTVPTEFERTEIGEIQIAPEVIEVIAGLATVEVPGVAGMSGGFAGGFAELLGRKNLSKGVKVEVGQREAAVDVSVIIEYGNRLPEVAAAIQHNVKRSIENMTGLNVVEVNVQIHDVQFKNAEKVEEPEVLGAGRVK
- the accC gene encoding acetyl-CoA carboxylase biotin carboxylase subunit, which encodes MTFQKVLIANRGEIAVRIIRACREMNISTVAVYSEADKDSLHVRLADEAYCIGPTLSKDSYLNFTNLMSVATLTECDAIHPGYGFLAENADFAEICESCNITFIGPSPEAINKMGDKAVAKQTMKDAGVPVIPGSDGLVEDLQDAISIARDIGYPVIIKATAGGGGKGIRIAEDEDNLIQQITTAQQEAQKAFGNAGVYLEKYLTGMKHVEIQIIADKHGNVAHLGERDCSVQRRRQKLLEEAPCPVISQDVREEMGQAAVRAALAVQYSGAGTLEFLLGPDNNFYFMEMNTRIQVEHPVTEMITGVDLIKEMISVAEGHPLSFTQEEVTINGWAIECRINAEDPDRNFMPAPGKIGFYLPPGGPGVRVDSAAYPGYSIPPYYDSMIAKLIVWAPTRQDAIAKMKRALSEFAIEGIPTTISFHQRLLEHPTFIRGDFDIKFLEENEV
- the accB gene encoding acetyl-CoA carboxylase biotin carboxyl carrier protein — its product is MFKLSEIKELIKLVDETSVHELEIENEGTRLLIRKPGKSEIVTVQAPVATPTYAVAPQAVIPNPQVQSDVGPATAGEPREYASNLHKIVSPMVGTFYSSSSPDTAPYVSIGSKVGEKTTVCIIEAMKLMNELEAEVKGEIVEILAENGQLVEYGQPLFLVKPE
- a CDS encoding SpoIIIAH-like family protein — protein: MNNKRQTVWLVSMLSLMVVLSAYYLFTEDSSPANPPVADSEQVSKVKQDAAQEATTKAEEQLNELKVNEVVTNGEVTDGASATSTKSDTASTTDPATENSKGDKDTAVTPTTEPATSDQNTTATKTDATAQSDDKAASTAKTDQQVLDQVATDQAAQPTAAAVIDNYLLERDVENQKKNDELTTAMNDSTPKKAAEAQKELHVLEDKQAKITGIEEELQQQFANAVVREEDADKYKVVVLSEKLDAKQAVTIVDKVMKELNVTQDKISVQYVTQ
- the spoIIIAG gene encoding stage III sporulation protein AG, which gives rise to MSKWLKKLEQWLGGGADGAKRFNSFRWLLILGLIGVAIMLFNSFVNVKKVDPENVGREPPGVMKNEPTLETTTGEESSFAGIEKVFEDNMKQMLEQIVGVGTVDVMVTVDSTEEVIVQRNVKDMQEENNETDANGGQRHTTQYTRDGEIVTYESSGGQHTPIVTKKVKPQVRGVLVVAMGAENPTVKQLIVDAVQKGLNVPSYKISVVPRKQG
- a CDS encoding stage III sporulation protein AF, which gives rise to MTWLGGWLKELVLIVLLASFVDMILPSRSMERYVKLVLSLLILLTLLSPVVRLLSSSPSEVLGRALDLQRQAETGKRELTLEEILAKGSQLKQQQEQSSMQWAGKEVAKEMKGQLEQYTGLAIQSVQVTLAKIQQKESELEAGTGVQSVVVKLAEEQPEKEKNNTDVSPGADAKPIMVEPVAEKTVNIRVEPTHTKNSELNEGTREEDRNPDKTAEDGKPTDTKAFGLITGLLREKWGIDSKNVQVVSSQDGTHEW
- the spoIIIAE gene encoding stage III sporulation protein AE, with product MKRLGGMPNLKVIAMLLLCLWCASAAVLFADTPTNEWIRQQAEQMPKDEVEHYWDGLMQEYGGFFPDQKTPSFMDMLLPGGEGFSIKGVLNAIADFFIHEIRVNAKLLVTIVMLSIMSMVLETLQSAFESKQVSKVAYAIVYMVIIILAINSFSVAIGYAKEAIDSMIHFMMAMLPLLFTMLASMGNVVTVSVTHPLIVFMINTVGTVIHTLVFPLLFFSAVLYLVNSLTGKYKLTQLADLMRNAGVAVLGVLLTIFLGVISVQGLTSSVTDGLTIRTAKYITGSFVPVVGKALADATDTVISASLLVKNAIGLVGVIIILFLCAFPALKILTLALIYKVTAAIMQPLGDTPIVECLDAIGKSMIYVFAALAAVGLMSFLAITVMLAAGNMTVMMR
- the spoIIIAD gene encoding stage III sporulation protein AD is translated as MEIIQVVGFALIATVLILVIKEQKPMFAFLIATAAGIVIFLLLIGKIGSVVAVLERLARSSGMDMIYFKTVLKIIGIAYIAEFGAQIVRDAGQDGIASKIELTGKVLIMVLAIPIISIIIDTILKLMPA
- the spoIIIAC gene encoding stage III sporulation protein AC; this translates as MNLEVNAIFQIAGIGIIIAMIHTVLKQMGKEDMAHWVTVIGFVVVLFMVVRMLDNLLQEIKSIFLFQ
- the spoIIIAB gene encoding stage III sporulation protein SpoIIIAB, which codes for MLKLLGAALVILAATLAGWQRARQFAMRPRQIRELILALQRLTTEVSYGVSPLPDAFAKTGEPLREPLRTLFQQASRWMHPSFGLTARESLHKAIEDSWSRSSMKQAEKEAMRQLAYSLGTSDREDQIKHIALTIQQLSHEEAQAQADQVRYERMSRSLGLLIGALIVILIY